Proteins from a single region of Sphaerochaeta globosa str. Buddy:
- a CDS encoding alpha/beta hydrolase: MHHKFITASVLIFCLLLLATSCTHTAKVQDEEGNTLALELHSKQRVSINGTKQTIYTAGTDKNNPILLWLDGGPGGSELAWVRKYLGPLHQDFTIVCWDQRGVAASFKAAKKGQSVEDYVLDVIALSEYLVKEHGQKKIFLLGHSWGGFIGALATQQRPDLYHAFIAASPHVNSTENDTIGYHMILDGAKKRGDTKTVAKLEAIGLPPYEKLDKKGNVIGDGDAYYAVLSRLYSYSPKALSDSGFRSEILFLAPEHSFFDRINLIKGLIQGVKEVYPQLRHRSLENEATQFDCPLVVVNATYDYSCVASITERWYSKAKAPSKHYLWLERSGHNGVYTQASMFIDFMVSEVLPLKN, translated from the coding sequence ATGCATCACAAATTCATCACAGCAAGCGTTCTCATTTTTTGCCTACTTCTTCTGGCAACTTCCTGCACCCACACAGCGAAAGTACAGGATGAAGAGGGAAACACACTCGCCCTTGAGCTTCATAGCAAGCAGAGAGTCTCGATCAACGGTACCAAGCAGACCATCTACACAGCAGGAACTGACAAGAACAACCCAATTCTTCTGTGGCTCGACGGAGGCCCCGGCGGCTCGGAGCTTGCCTGGGTGAGAAAGTATCTGGGGCCGCTGCATCAGGATTTCACCATTGTCTGCTGGGACCAACGAGGTGTTGCTGCAAGCTTCAAGGCAGCAAAGAAAGGACAAAGTGTTGAGGACTACGTCCTGGATGTCATCGCCCTCTCCGAGTACCTGGTAAAGGAACATGGACAGAAAAAAATCTTCCTACTTGGTCACTCCTGGGGTGGGTTCATCGGAGCCTTGGCAACCCAACAGCGACCCGATCTCTACCATGCCTTTATCGCAGCCTCCCCGCATGTGAACTCCACCGAGAACGACACCATCGGGTACCACATGATTCTGGATGGAGCCAAGAAACGGGGCGACACCAAAACAGTAGCGAAGCTTGAGGCTATCGGCCTGCCTCCCTATGAGAAGCTGGACAAGAAAGGCAATGTAATTGGCGATGGGGATGCTTACTATGCAGTGCTTTCGCGTCTCTATTCCTACAGCCCCAAAGCCCTTTCAGACTCGGGTTTCCGTTCAGAGATTCTATTCCTGGCCCCGGAGCATTCATTCTTTGATCGAATCAATCTAATAAAGGGCTTAATTCAGGGAGTGAAAGAGGTCTATCCACAGCTGAGGCACCGTAGTCTGGAGAACGAAGCAACTCAGTTCGACTGCCCTTTGGTGGTAGTCAATGCTACATACGACTACAGCTGTGTAGCATCAATTACCGAGCGATGGTATTCCAAGGCAAAAGCACCAAGCAAGCACTACCTTTGGCTTGAGCGATCAGGGCATAACGGTGTGTATACACAAGCATCCATGTTCATCGACTTCATGGTCAGTGAAGTTCTGCCGCTGAAGAACTAA
- a CDS encoding helix-turn-helix domain-containing protein: MSAHTQYSRVVGSDGKTHYFLVPVEDFQKLIVQSKQDEQISIPNAVVKLHLLDELSVIAAWRTYLGLTQEEVAHRLNVSQAAYCQMEKAKRPRQATRNRVAIAFGLDARQLSF, translated from the coding sequence ATGAGCGCACATACTCAGTATAGCAGAGTGGTTGGATCGGATGGTAAAACACACTATTTCCTCGTGCCTGTGGAAGACTTTCAGAAGTTGATAGTCCAATCAAAACAAGATGAACAAATTTCCATACCCAATGCTGTGGTTAAACTCCATCTGTTGGATGAACTCTCTGTTATTGCAGCATGGCGGACATATCTGGGATTGACCCAGGAGGAAGTGGCGCATAGGCTCAATGTCTCTCAAGCTGCCTACTGTCAGATGGAAAAAGCGAAGCGTCCGAGACAAGCAACAAGGAATCGAGTTGCTATAGCTTTCGGGTTGGATGCACGACAGCTTTCTTTCTAG
- a CDS encoding D-lyxose/D-mannose family sugar isomerase: MISKSEYEKAVERTISFFEKAQIVLTKEEKASIEVADFGLNDLSHTGLELITYLNTERVCAKELVLFPGQTCPEHRHPAFGSYIGKEETFRCRWGRVFLYVDGETTNPIKAKPVDGVYTVFHEIELLGGEQYTLKPDTKHWFQAGDEGAVVSEFSTPSFDEEDIFTDPRITRKPQIL, encoded by the coding sequence ATGATCAGCAAGAGCGAGTATGAGAAGGCGGTAGAGCGAACCATTTCTTTCTTTGAAAAGGCACAGATTGTGCTTACTAAGGAAGAGAAAGCCTCAATCGAGGTTGCCGACTTTGGTTTGAACGACCTTTCTCATACCGGTCTTGAGTTGATCACCTACCTGAATACCGAACGTGTCTGTGCCAAGGAACTTGTATTGTTCCCGGGCCAGACCTGCCCTGAGCACCGTCACCCCGCCTTCGGCTCCTACATCGGCAAGGAGGAGACCTTCCGCTGCCGATGGGGGAGGGTATTTCTCTATGTGGATGGAGAGACAACAAATCCCATCAAGGCCAAGCCTGTTGATGGGGTTTATACGGTCTTTCATGAGATAGAGCTCCTTGGGGGAGAGCAATACACCCTCAAACCCGATACCAAGCACTGGTTCCAGGCGGGAGATGAGGGAGCGGTAGTCTCAGAGTTCTCCACTCCCAGCTTTGATGAAGAGGATATTTTTACCGATCCCAGGATTACAAGAAAACCTCAGATACTCTAG